The proteins below are encoded in one region of Drosophila santomea strain STO CAGO 1482 chromosome 2R, Prin_Dsan_1.1, whole genome shotgun sequence:
- the LOC120446701 gene encoding endothelin-converting enzyme 2 — protein sequence MNRASLMGSLLLLCCCLVALLIPIQALVDINVATANDIHSNLNRTTSPCTNFWNFACGGFSSASEYVDNFERVEDQFASAMVEFMESHLGENDTLAPRLIGQMRLYYKACTEDMRKLHGNPRPEELVNHWTVHPKKFLVDGLNGVFIDERVDVAANDSMRWLVQIKMPDPAARYSDLRVLQLMRLYEEEWYTWGVFELVEKMHQLQDEYRAQNPLVYTWSYSELRRQIPIPHSFFIELLGGNHTEEFDRLTFEVSDVEYLRECFRFLRDFARDPKDTYIRARQYVLVEESEPRERNPRSCIHHMRAYLPLGMNYIYDRFIYQNREQDAQKLQEILSNLKATFGKYLDANRLQLTTDQLAYVRAKLKGIQIRIGNLPEEKSPEFYNNHYGSANFTRTNFLANLLEALALRTRLQNAGLLERDSRVDLRHYYVNDNVRKARTSPFYENERNTITVPMEFLQWPLFDHRQHAIFQHSLVGAVMGHEMNHAFEQEGILFEAAGNESPVGLEIRESQAFRDAIKCAEQPPFVSLKERLADLNGLQLAYDSFFGLDHDSRKFEYRPYAFERQFTAPQLFHLSYAQFFCGSLPPVIAHDRDDERVNVSVGNLRQFAYDFNCETSHSTNCEMWRPREEANSNRNVHP from the coding sequence ATGAATCGAGCGAGCTTAATGGGCAGTTTACTTTTGCTGTGCTGTTGCCTGGTGGCATTATTAATTCCCATCCAGGCGCTAGTGGACATCAACGTTGCAACGGCGAACGATATTCACAGTAATCTGAACAGAACAACATCGCCATGCACGAATTTCTGGAATTTTGCCTGCGGTGGCTTCTCCAGTGCCTCTGAATATGTGGACAACTTCGAACGCGTAGAGGATCAGTTTGCCAGTGCCATGGTGGAGTTCATGGAGAGCCACTTGGGAGAAAACGATACACTGGCACCCCGACTCATAGGACAAATGCGACTGTACTACAAGGCCTGCACGGAGGATATGCGAAAGCTACACGGGAATCCCCGCCCAGAAGAACTGGTTAATCACTGGACCGTGCACCCTAAAAAGTTCCTCGTGGACGGCTTGAATGGTGTGTTCATTGATGAGCGAGTTGATGTGGCCGCCAATGATTCCATGCGCTGGCTTGTTCAGATTAAGATGCCCGATCCGGCTGCCAGATATAGTGACCTGCGGGTCTTGCAGCTCATGCGACTTTACGAAGAAGAGTGGTACACGTGGGGAGTGTTTGAACTGGTGGAGAAAATGCATCAGCTTCAGGATGAGTATCGTGCACAAAATCCTTTGGTATATACATGGAGTTACAGTGAATTAAGGCGGCAAATCCCCATTCCACATTCCTTTTTCATTGAATTATTGGGTGGGAACCATACTGAAGAGTTCGATCGTCTGACCTTCGAGGTGAGTGATGTGGAGTATTTGCGGGAATGTTTTCGCTTCCTACGGGATTTCGCCAGAGATCCCAAGGACACCTATATTCGTGCACGCCAGTATGTTTTAGTTGAGGAGTCAGAGCCTAGGGAGCGGAATCCAAGGAGCTGCATTCACCATATGCGTGCCTATCTTCCCCTGGGCATGAACTACATCTATGATcgatttatataccaaaacCGGGAGCAGGATGCCCAGAAGCTACAGGAGATTTTATCCAACTTAAAGGCAACTTTTGGGAAATACTTGGATGCCAATCGCCTGCAACTTACGACCGACCAGTTGGCCTATGTGAGAGCAAAGTTGAAAGGTATTCAGATTAGAATTGGAAATTTACCAGAGGAGAAATCCCCCGAGTTCTATAACAATCACTATGGAAGTGCTAATTTTACCAGGACAAACTTTCTGGCCAATCTTCTTGAAGCATTGGCCCTACGAACGCGTCTCCAGAATGCTGGACTGCTTGAAAGGGATTCTCGAGTGGATCTGCGGCACTACTATGTCAACGACAACGTGCGCAAGGCCCGTACTTCTCCCTTCTATGAGAACGAAAGGAACACCATAACCGTTCCCATGGAATTTTTGCAGTGGCCTCTGTTCGATCACCGACAGCACGCCATCTTCCAGCACAGTCTAGTGGGAGCAGTGATGGGCCACGAGATGAACCACGCCTTCGAACAGGAAGGTATACTCTTTGAAGCCGCCGGAAATGAGTCACCTGTGGGCTTGGAGATCCGGGAGTCGCAGGCTTTCCGGGATGCAATTAAGTGTGCGGAGCAACCACCATTCGTCTCGCTGAAAGAACGCCTGGCGGATCTCAATGGCCTGCAACTGGCCTACGATTCCTTCTTTGGCTTGGACCACGACTCCCGGAAGTTCGAGTACCGTCCGTATGCTTTTGAGCGGCAGTTCACGGCGCCCCAGCTGTTCCACCTTAGCTACGCCCAGTTCTTCTGCGGATCCCTGCCGCCGGTGATCGCCCACGATCGGGACGATGAGCGTGTGAACGTGAGCGTTGGCAATTTGCGTCAATTTGCATACGACTTCAATTGCGAAACGAGTCACTCGACCAACTGCGAAATGTGGCGCCCAAGGGAGGAGGCTAATTCCAATCGAAATGTGCATCCATAA
- the LOC120445727 gene encoding 25S rRNA (cytosine-C(5))-methyltransferase nop2, with protein MGRKAEYSDKPKKGPGRKARKQGPPVFRKQSFAPMEEEDKKLSHRQKQRFVKREQKKVVQKAKLQEKKAKGKLPQPAKRKTAYNSDSDPEDNEEEQQVASSDEEVPQLVRAPQSKKSTATKGFTDDNDAWLKPKKQKKQPETESEEEDEEAENGSQDELEDDSDDDDGLEAEEESGEEGEDDEEEDESDDDTAQVGKLADLSDDDDVNSDDDFDISGEEDGVQADSDEEEDEDDDDDDDKLPIERANKKLKKREAKEAQMADDEMLETVDRQDVFQLPVEGEETEKDLTLQEVQQRIKDVSLVLSDFKKYRQADRSRGEYIDLLRRDLCLYYSYNEFLMEKLMDMLPLTELMEYLEASEIARPLTIRTNTLKTRRRDLAGALINRGVNLDPLGKWTKVGLVVFNSQVPLGATPEYLAGHYMIQGASSLLPVMALAPQENERILDMCSAPGGKGSHIASIMKNTGVLFANDSNRDRIKAIVANFHRLGIVNAVVSCEDGTKFRNIMTGFDRVLLDAPCTGTGVVSKDPSVKTTKSEVDVQRCYNLQRKLLLTAIDCTDAKSSTGGYIVYSTCSVLPEENEWVIDYALKKRNVKLVPTGLDFGVEGFTKFRQHRFHPSLNLTKRYYPHTHNMDGFYVAKLKKFSNTIPITKEQQEEDEKQLDEAIEAEATTEAAAEPEEEEEASKEKGPRKLLGKRAGKPSFTEIEQELKKKKREESKTKYVAKVFEQPVKAPKKPKPEQPAEKKEKKAQAPAEKTNGSEAPSKPTPKKKQTNGKTPASNSDAKPLNKKNQATQPKENGSASPAKPEAKKPTVNGTESPTKPAAKEPKNKPQPKGKQPAKASAKLAKAPRVDIDDVPILEGKPIKKQNKLRQKSKQIGQLKKSTAGANAGKKQKFKK; from the exons ATGGGTCGGAAGGCGGAATATAGTGATAAACCGAAGAAGGGACCTGGGCGCAAGGCCCGCAAACAAGGACCGCCTGTTTTTCGCAAACAATCGTTTG CTCCCATGGAAGAGGAGGACAAGAAGCTCTCCCACCGACAGAAGCAAAGATTTGTGAAGCGGGAGCAGAAAAAAGTGGTCCAGAAGGCCAAACTGCAGGAGAAGAAGGCTAAGGGAAAGCTACCGCAACCGGCTAAGAGGAAGACGGCCTACAACAGCGACAGCGATCCAGAGGACAATGAAGAGGAGCAACAGGTTGCATCCTCCGATGAGGAGGTGCCTCAACTGGTGCGGGCTCCGCAGAGCAAGAAATCCACAGCTACCAAGGGCTTTACAGATGACAACGATGCTTGGCTGAAGCCGAAAAAACAGAAGAAGCAGCCAGAAACAGAgtccgaggaggaggatgaggaggcgGAGAACGGCTCCCAAGATGAGTTGGAGGACGACtccgacgacgacgatggcCTGGAAGCAGAAGAAGAATCTGGAGAGGAAGGGGAAGACGATGAGGAAGAGGATGAATCTGACGATGACACCGCTCAGGTTGGCAAGCTGGCCGATCTTtccgatgatgatgatgtcaACTCCGACGATGACTTTGATATATCGGGCGAGGAAGATGGTGTTCAGGCAGACAGTGACGAagaggaggatgaggacgacgatgatgatgatgacaagCTGCCTATCGAACGGGCTAACAAGAAACTCAAAAAGCGCGAGGCTAAGGAAGCCCAAATGGCCGACGACGAAATGTTGGAAACCGTTGACAGGCAGGATGTTTTCCAGCTACCCGTCGAAGGCGAAGAAACCGAGAAGGACCTAACCCTGCAGGAAGTGCAACAGCGCATTAAGGACGTCAGCTTGGTTTTATCCGACTTCAAAAAGTATCGCCAGGCGGATAGGTCTCGCGGGGAGTACATCGATTTGTTGCGCAGGGATCTGTGTTTGTATTACAGCTACAACGAGTTTTTGATGGAGAAGCTGATGGACATGTTACCGCTGACAGAGCTAATGGAATATCTGGAGGCCTCAGAG ATTGCTCGTCCCCTGACCATACGGACCAATACTCTAAAAACACGTCGTAGGGATTTGGCCGGAGCTCTGATCAATCGTGGCGTCAACTTGGATCCCCTTGGCAAATGGACGAAAGTGGGATTGGTTGTCTTTAACTCACAGGTGCCGCTAGGTGCAACTCCAGAGTATCTGGCTGGTCACTACATGATTCAGGGCGCCTCCTCGCTGCTGCCTGTAATGGCACTCGCCCCCCAGGAGAACGAACGCATCCTGGACATGTGCTCGGCCCCAGGTGGAAAGGGATCCCACATCGCAAGTATCATGAAGAACACTGGTGTGCTCTTCGCCAACGATTCGAACAGGGATCGCATCAAGGCCATTGTTGCCAATTTCCATCGCCTGGGAATTGTGAATGCGGTGGTCAGCTGCGAAGACGGCACAAAGTTCCGGAATATTATGACTGGCTTTGACCGCGTCCTGCTGGATGCTCCTTGCACAGGAACTGGCGTCGTCTCCAAGGATCCCAGTGTGAAGACCACCAAGTCGGAAGTAGATGTGCAAAGGTGCTACAATCTGCAGAGGAAGCTCCTGCTGACTGCCATTGATTGTACGGATGCGAAGTCATCAACTGGCGGCTACATTGTCTACTCAACTTGCTCAGTGTTGCCCGAGGAGAACGAATGGGTTATCGACTATGCATTAAAGAAGCGAAACGTCAAACTTGTGCCCACTGGTCTGGACTTCGGCGTAGAGGGCTTCACCAAGTTCCGGCAGCATCGGTTCCATCCTAGCTTAAACCTTACCAAGCGCTACTACCCGCACACCCACAACATGGACGGATTCTACGTGGCCAAGCTTAAGAAATTCTCCAACACCATACCTATAACtaaggagcagcaggaggaggatgagAAGCAGCTGGACGAGGCCATCGAGGCGGAGGCCACTACAGAAGCGGCTGCTGAGCctgaggaggaggaggaagcaTCAAAGGAGAAGGGTCCCCGAAAGCTGTTGGGCAAGCGTGCCGGAAAACCGAGTTTCACCGAAATCGAACAGGagctgaagaagaagaagcgaGAAGAGAGCAAGACCAAGTATGTGGCCAAGGTATTTGAGCAGCCCGTCAAGGCGcccaaaaagccaaagccagaaCAGCCGGCGGAGAAGAAAGAGAAGAAAGCCCAGGCACCAGCCGAGAAAACAAATGGAAGCGAGGCACCTTCTAAACCTAcacctaaaaaaaaacaaaccaatgGCAAAACTCCAGCTTCCAATTCAGATGCAAaaccattaaataaaaagaaccAAGCAACGCAACCCAAGGAAAATGGATCCGCTTCACCAGCTAAACCCGAGGCCAAAAAGCCAACGGTCAATGGCACAGAGTCCCCTACTAAACCAGCAGCTAAGGAACCGAAAAATAAGCCACAGCCGAAAGGAAAACAGCCGGCCAAGGCAAGCGCCAAGCTGGCCAAGGCGCCGCGAGTGGATATCGACGATGTGCCCATTTTGGAGGGAAAGCCCATCAAGAAGCAGAACAAGCTGAGGCAGAAATCCAAACAAATTGGCCAGCTGAAAAAGTCCACGGCGGGAGCGAATGCTGGAAAGAAGCAAAAGTTCAAGAAGTGA
- the LOC120444578 gene encoding augmin complex subunit dgt5 — protein sequence MAYQEKIIEFKHWATSLGCPPTSLPTDDALRRIFKSGSSLLLDQLQSRIQPVECVREVRENLLIAQVARYKDKMVPVASRSFQPPELQRYQKIEELKKSKEKANQELTEARKEYQKLSAVIKTKNIQTISAENRKQLLESKCNILDLKLESLNKNYDQELKNKVQILATTPVKLSAKNASEAQAARAVEQALKQLETFYAMCDEGNAVNNLADAKQRLWDEMRSTFADIPNALLLNVVMKIKEEQLQHIMKLNESKSKCTNAKPPLSNFEVKLLKTKADMLGLAAKYFGAQKELEQKEERFCQDYSVFVDKLQSKVYSFNSISLGDEENADELISDYLVQYNMRNFNRSQNEFLREQIEHLRLELEASAKQLENHDLKLGSVKQVYGEINVSINRIQRDMVQLSQIKEKILFSRNMMKNLLDDMQAATQKQNANSQLMSTKLKVSNMSILGAESFCLANDSVFSSTKVEFDGNCSAINSTMRRSFENKTLMPGGAASTTLMAASGATVPSHLLEFNTFLEIPLEKFSCTPRACSFLLSANPLIVEAQELVSTVQLAPGYLLTPFGALQEVRKRILWASAIAAHTSDLKLNLQPLIVDPHDLRLKAGRQHEEIDQLLDNLMAIGVKTQLQLDRAQRIYQFLLENPLRRYVPPSKRYNNGSFADYESEFNLYYRMATNESSIRALPN from the exons atggCTTACCAGGAGAAAATAATAGAATTTAAGCACTGGGCCACTAGTCTAGGATGCCCGCCCACTTCCCTGCCGACCGATGATGCACTTCGAAG GATTTTTAAGTCTGGCTCTAGTTTACTTTTGGACCAGCTGCAATCCCGCATCCAGCCGGTGGAATGCGTGCGGGAGGTGCGCGAGAACCTGCTGATTGCCCAAGTGGCTCGCTATAAGGATAAAATGGTGCCGGTGGCTTCTAGGAGCTTCCAGCCACCGGAACTCCAGAGGTACCAGAAAATAGAGGAGCTGAAGAAGTCCAAGGAGAAGGCGAATCAAGAGCTGACGGAGGCACGGAAAGAGTATCAAAAGTTATCCGCCGTCATCAAGACCAAGA ACATTCAAACCATCAGTGCCGAGAACCGAAAGCAACTGCTTGAATCCAAATGCAATATCCTTGACCTAAAGCTGGAGTCCCTGAATAAAAACTACGACCAGGAGTTGAAGAACAAGGTCCAGATCTTGGCCACCACGCCCGTGAAGCTGAGTGCCAAAAATGCTAGCGAGGCGCAGGCTGCAAGGGCTGTGGAGCAGGCTCTCAAGCAGCTGGAGACCTTCTACGCAATGTGCGACGAGGGCAATGCGGTGAACAATTTGGCAGATGCCAAGCAGCGCTTGTGGGATGAGATGCGGAGCACCTTCGCGGATATTCCCAACGCCCTGCTTCTGAACGTTGTGATGAAGATCAaagaggagcagctgcagcacatCATGAAGCTGAATGAATCCAAAAGCAAGTGCACAAATGCAAAGCCACCGCTAAGTAACTTCGAGGTCAAGTTACTAAAGACCAAGGCCGATATGCTGGGTCTGGCGGCCAAATATTTCGGGGCACAAAAGGAGCTGGAGCAGAAGGAGGAGCGCTTTTGCCAGGACTACAGCGTCTTTGTGGACAAACTGCAATCGAAGGTATACAGTTTCAACAGCATTAGTTTGGGCGACGAAGAAAATGCGGATGAACTGATCAGCGACTATCTGGTGCAGTACAACATGCGCAATTTCAATCGCTCCCAGAACGAATTCCTTCGCGAGCAGATTGAGCATCTGCGTCTGGAACTAGAGGCGAGTGCCAAGCAGCTGGAGAACCACGATCTAAAGCTAGGCTCTGTGAAACAAGTTTACGGCGAAATAAATGTCAGCATCAATCGTATCCAGCGGGACATGGTGCAGCTGTCGCAGATCAAGGAGAAGATCCTCTTTTCCAGAAATATGATGAAGAACCTGCTGGACGATATGCAAGCGGCtacgcaaaaacaaaacgccaATTCCCAGCTGATGAGCACTAAGCTAAAAGTCAGCAATATGTCCATCTTGGGAGCGGAGAGTTTCTGTCTGGCTAATGATAGCGTGTTCTCCAGCACCAAGGTGGAGTTCGATGGCAATTGCAGCGCAATAAACTCAACGATGCGTCGCagttttgaaaacaaaacgtTAATGCCGGGCGGAGCAGCCTCCACCACACTGATGGCTGCATCCGGAGCCACGGTACCCTCGCATTTGCTGGAATTCAATACCTTTTTGGAAATACCGCTGGAAAAATTCAGTTGTACGCCGCGCGCCTG CTCCTTCCTGTTGTCCGCCAATCCGCTCATCGTCGAGGCTCAGGAGTTGGTCTCCACCGTTCAACTGGCCCCAGGCTATTTGCTAACACCCTTCGGCGCCCTGCAGGAAGTCCGAAAACGCATTTTGTGGGCGTCAGCAATTGCCGCACACACGTCTGacttgaaattgaatttgcagCCGTTAATTG TTGATCCACACGATTTGAGACTGAAGGCGGGACGTCAGCACGAGGAAATTGACCAATTGCTGGACAACCTGATGGCCATTGGGGTGAAGACTCAGTTGCAGCTGGATAGGGCCCAGCGCATCTACCAGTTCCTGCTCGAGAATCCCTTGCGACGCTACGTTCCACCTAGTAAACGGTACAATAATGGCAGCTTTGCGGACTACGAGTCCGAGTTCAATCTCTACTACCGCATGGCCACCAATGAGAGTTCGATTCGAGCGCTACCTAATTAA